In Labrus bergylta chromosome 11, fLabBer1.1, whole genome shotgun sequence, one genomic interval encodes:
- the LOC136180541 gene encoding complement C1q and tumor necrosis factor-related protein 9-like: protein MTIFNFLLSGLFFVVMAMSESPLQAPPTPPGLPMHGPGRMFFPEGENMTGPGDLDLEEYCQVLLQVPVPPDQLPWYCQCTQCRSEPGPKGEPGERGVPGRPGSPGRRGMTGFRGPPGFVGRAGIKGQKGEEGEKGEQGTQGFTGAKGGRGFKGDKGEPGLEGRSGVQGPKGDDGVCPESCDSSHVPPGPPGLPGPSGSRGLPGRPGLTGSKGPKGDMGEVGVPGVPGSVGGKGESGSPGDCNCTDGGDGAPGPKGGKGDMGNQGQVGVSGPQGPQGDMGPMGMMGPPGPCMPPIQSAFSAGLETSYPPPNAPVVFSKVLYNLQGGYDPVSGLYTAPINGTYVFSFHLTVHERVLKVGLFHNFRPVVITTDPKVLGTTSHSVVLHLARGDQVWVQVKNSVTNGMYAGAESSSTFSGFLLHPESCDLVSLRSPVPFGSPPEGEYSWVSMTGSTTEGGSK, encoded by the exons aTGACCATctttaacttcctgttgtccGGGCTCTTCTTCGTTGTCATGGCTATGTCGGAGTCCCCCCTCCAGGCTCCGCCCACACCTCCTGGCCTGCCCATGCATGGTCCCGGGCGTATGTTTTTCCCTGAAGGAGAGAACATGACGGGTCCTGGAGACCTGGACCTGGAAGAGTACTGTCAGGTCCTGCTACAGGTCCCGGTCCCCCCAGACCAGCTCCCCTGGTACTGTCAGTGCACGCAGTGCAGGAGCGAGCCAGGGCCTAAAGGAGAGCCCGGAGAGCGCGGCGTGCCag GACGTCCAGGAAGTCCTGGGAGGAGAGGGATGACGGGATTCAGAGGTCCTCCAGGTTTCGTAGGCAGAGCAGGGATCAAAG GACAGAAAGGAGAGGAAGGCGAGAAGGGCGAGCAAGGAACGCAGGGATTCACCGGCGCCAAAGGAGGCCGAGGGTTCAAAG GAGACAAAGGTGAACCAGGTCTGGAGGGCCGCTCAGGGGTACAGGGTCCAAAAGGAGACGATGGGGTCTGTCCAGAGTCCTGTGACTCCAGCCATGTCCCCCCAGGACCACCTGGTCTACCTGGCCCTTCAGGATCCAGAGGTCTGCCTGGCCGTCCTGGACTGACAGGGTCTAAGGGTCCAAAAGGGGACATGGGTGAGGTCGGGGTCCCAGGAGTCCCTGGATCTGTGGGTGGGAAAGGAGAGTCAGGATCCCCTGGGGACTGCAATTGTACCGATGGTGGAGATGGGGCTCCAGGGCCCAAGGGTGGCAAAGGGGACATGGGGAACCAGGGTCAGGTGGGGGTATCAGGTCCTCAGGGTCCACAGGGGGACATGGGGCCCATGGGGATGATGGGTCCTCCTGGTCCCTGCATGCCCCCAATCCAGTCAGCCTTCTCTGCAGGACTTGAGACCAGCTACCCCCCACCCAATGCCCCTGTGGTGTTTTCAAAAGTCCTCTACAACCTACAGGGGGGGTACGACCCAGTGTCCGGACTCTACACCGCCCCCATTAACGGAACGTATGTGTTCAGCTTCCATCTGACAGTCCATGAGCGAGTTCTTAAAGTGGGTCTGTTCCACAACTTCAGACCAGTTGTAATAACGACTGACCCCAAAGTCCTCGGGACCACGTCACACTCCGTGGTCCTGCACCTGGCCCGAGGGGACCAGGTCTGGGTTCAGGTGAAGAACTCTGTCACTAACGGGATGTACGCGGGCGCCGAGTCGAGCAGCACCTTCTCTGGATTCCTGCTCCACCCTGAGTCATGTGACCTGGTCTCACTGAGGAGCCCCGTCCCCTTTGGGAGCCCCCCTGAGGGGGAGTACAGCTGGGTCAGCATGACGGGGTCCACGACTGAAGGAGGATCCAAATAG
- the atg16l1 gene encoding autophagy-related protein 16-1 isoform X1, giving the protein MAEWRGECTWKRHVSEQLKLRDRVQRQSFEELIHQYNRLLERSDLQAVLSERYQADKYEVQRGHETSSGAESSRSDALQQEMAQMRIRHQEELTELHKKRGELAQSVIELNNQIQQKDKEIQSNEAKMLEYQQQISGLEGDCRELRSSLQDLERANQTLKDEYDALQITFSALEEKLRKTTEDNQELVSRWMAEKAQEANKLNAENEKDTRRRQAKLQKELADAAKEPLPVDPDDDIEVLAEDGGKGGGETSPNRAVSRTPSKMSSQPPPGGLRISISNIFGRRPAGSFSSSPENTEAPSGVCADVRVPSTALHVFDAHDGEVNAVRFSPGSRLLATGGMDRRVKLWEVVAGRCEPKGALTGSNAGITSIDFDSAGSYLLAASNDFASRIWTVDDYRLRHTLTGHSGKVLAARFLLDNARIVSGSYDRTLKLWDLRSKVCMKTVFAGSSCNDIVCTEQCVMSAHFDKKVRFWDIRSESIVRELELQGRVTSLDLNHDRSELLTCSRDDLLKIIDLRTNAVRQTFSAQGFKCGADWTRVTYSPDGAYVVGGSADGALYVWNVLTGKVERTLDRNHNSAINAVSWSPSGSFVVSVEKGSKAILWSDM; this is encoded by the exons ATGGCGGAGTGGCGGGGGGAGTGCACGTGGAAGAGACACGTCTCAGAACAGCTGAAGCTCAGAGACCGAGTGCAGAGACAATCCTTTGAAGAACTCATCCACCAGT ataACCGTCTGCTGGAGAGGTCGGACCTGCAGGCTGTTCTGTCAGAGAGGTACCAGGCCGACAAGTATGAGGTGCAGAGAGGACACGAGACCAG CTCGGGGGCGGAGTCAAGTCGCAGTGACGCCCTGCAGCAGGAGATGGCTCAGATGAGAATCAGACACCAGGAGGAGCTGACTGAGCTGCACAAGAAACGAGGAGAG ctcgcCCAGAGTGTGATTGAACTGAACAACCAGATtcaacagaaagacaaagagatcCAGAGCAACGAGGCcaa gaTGTTGGAGTACCAGCAGCAGATCAGCGGTCTTGAGGGTGACTGTCGGGAGCTGAGGAGCAGCCTGCAG GACTTGGAGAGAGCCAATCAGACGCTGAAGGACGAGTATGACGCTCTGCAGATCACCTTCTCAGCCCTAGAGGAGAAACTTAGAAAAACCACAGAGGACAACCAGGAGCTAGTGTCTCGCTGGATGGCTGAGAAGGCTCAGGAGGCCAACAAGCTGAACGCAGAGAACGAGAAGGACACCAG gcGCAGACAGGCGAAGCTGCAGAAGGAGTTGGCGGATGCCGCCAAAGAGCCGCTGCCCGTGGACCC TGACGATGACATTGAGGTTTTGGCTGAGGATGGAGGGAAGGGGGGTGGAGAGACTTCACCTAACAGAGCAGTCAGCAGGACCCCCAG TAAGATGAGCTCTCAGCCTCCTCCTGGTGGTCTGCGCATCTCCATCTCCAACATATTTGG acgtcGCCCTGCCGGCTCGTTCAGCTCATCACCTGAGAACACTGAGGCtccttcaggtgtgtgtgcCGACGTCCGGGTCCCCTCCACTGCCCTGCACGTGTTT gatgcCCATGACGGTGAAGTTAATGCTGTGAGGTTCAGTCCAGGCTCCCGTCTCCTAGCAACAGGAGGGATGGACCGCAGAGTGAAGCTGTGGGAGGTGGTGGCAG ggcgTTGTGAGCCTAAAGGTGCTCTGACGGGCAGTAACGCAGGGATCACCAGCATCGACTTTGACAGCGCT GGGTCATACCTGCTGGCGGCCTCTAACGACTTTGCGAGTCGGATCTGGACCGTTGATGACTACAGACTGAGG cACACTCTGACAGGTCACAGTGGGAAGGTGTTGGCAGCTCGTTTCCTATTGGACAACGCTCGGATCGTCTCTGGAAGCTACGACCGAACGCTCAAACTCTGGGACCTGCGCAGCAAAGTCT GTATGAAGACGGTGTTTGCGGGCTCCAGCTGTAATGACATTGTGTGTACTGAGCAGTGTGTGATGAGCGCCCACTTTGATAAGAAGGTTCGATTCTGGGACATCAG ATCGGAGAGTATAGTCCGGGAGCTCGAGCTGCAGGGCAGAGTCACATCTTTAGACCTAAACCACGACCGCAGTGAGCTGCTGACCTGCTCCAGAGACGACCTGCTCAAGATCATAGACCTGCGCACCAACGCCGTCAGACAGACGTTCAG tgctCAGGGTTTCAAGTGTGGAGCAGACTGGACCAGAGTGACCTACAG tcctgACGGGGCCTACGTGGTCGGAGgatcagctgatggcgctcTGTACGTCTGGAATGTTCTGACGGGGAAAGTGGAGCGGACTCTAGACCGAAACCACAA CTCAGCCATCAACGCGGTGTCCTGGTCCCCGTCCGGGTCGTTCGTGGTCAGCGTGGAGAAAGGAAGCAAGGCCATCCTGTGGTCTGACATGTGA
- the atg16l1 gene encoding autophagy-related protein 16-1 isoform X2 — translation MAEWRGECTWKRHVSEQLKLRDRVQRQSFEELIHQYNRLLERSDLQAVLSERYQADKYEVQRGHETSSGAESSRSDALQQEMAQMRIRHQEELTELHKKRGELAQSVIELNNQIQQKDKEIQSNEAKMLEYQQQISGLEGDCRELRSSLQDLERANQTLKDEYDALQITFSALEEKLRKTTEDNQELVSRWMAEKAQEANKLNAENEKDTRRRQAKLQKELADAAKEPLPVDPDDDIEVLAEDGGKGGGETSPNRAVSRTPRRRPAGSFSSSPENTEAPSGVCADVRVPSTALHVFDAHDGEVNAVRFSPGSRLLATGGMDRRVKLWEVVAGRCEPKGALTGSNAGITSIDFDSAGSYLLAASNDFASRIWTVDDYRLRHTLTGHSGKVLAARFLLDNARIVSGSYDRTLKLWDLRSKVCMKTVFAGSSCNDIVCTEQCVMSAHFDKKVRFWDIRSESIVRELELQGRVTSLDLNHDRSELLTCSRDDLLKIIDLRTNAVRQTFSAQGFKCGADWTRVTYSPDGAYVVGGSADGALYVWNVLTGKVERTLDRNHNSAINAVSWSPSGSFVVSVEKGSKAILWSDM, via the exons ATGGCGGAGTGGCGGGGGGAGTGCACGTGGAAGAGACACGTCTCAGAACAGCTGAAGCTCAGAGACCGAGTGCAGAGACAATCCTTTGAAGAACTCATCCACCAGT ataACCGTCTGCTGGAGAGGTCGGACCTGCAGGCTGTTCTGTCAGAGAGGTACCAGGCCGACAAGTATGAGGTGCAGAGAGGACACGAGACCAG CTCGGGGGCGGAGTCAAGTCGCAGTGACGCCCTGCAGCAGGAGATGGCTCAGATGAGAATCAGACACCAGGAGGAGCTGACTGAGCTGCACAAGAAACGAGGAGAG ctcgcCCAGAGTGTGATTGAACTGAACAACCAGATtcaacagaaagacaaagagatcCAGAGCAACGAGGCcaa gaTGTTGGAGTACCAGCAGCAGATCAGCGGTCTTGAGGGTGACTGTCGGGAGCTGAGGAGCAGCCTGCAG GACTTGGAGAGAGCCAATCAGACGCTGAAGGACGAGTATGACGCTCTGCAGATCACCTTCTCAGCCCTAGAGGAGAAACTTAGAAAAACCACAGAGGACAACCAGGAGCTAGTGTCTCGCTGGATGGCTGAGAAGGCTCAGGAGGCCAACAAGCTGAACGCAGAGAACGAGAAGGACACCAG gcGCAGACAGGCGAAGCTGCAGAAGGAGTTGGCGGATGCCGCCAAAGAGCCGCTGCCCGTGGACCC TGACGATGACATTGAGGTTTTGGCTGAGGATGGAGGGAAGGGGGGTGGAGAGACTTCACCTAACAGAGCAGTCAGCAGGACCCCCAG acgtcGCCCTGCCGGCTCGTTCAGCTCATCACCTGAGAACACTGAGGCtccttcaggtgtgtgtgcCGACGTCCGGGTCCCCTCCACTGCCCTGCACGTGTTT gatgcCCATGACGGTGAAGTTAATGCTGTGAGGTTCAGTCCAGGCTCCCGTCTCCTAGCAACAGGAGGGATGGACCGCAGAGTGAAGCTGTGGGAGGTGGTGGCAG ggcgTTGTGAGCCTAAAGGTGCTCTGACGGGCAGTAACGCAGGGATCACCAGCATCGACTTTGACAGCGCT GGGTCATACCTGCTGGCGGCCTCTAACGACTTTGCGAGTCGGATCTGGACCGTTGATGACTACAGACTGAGG cACACTCTGACAGGTCACAGTGGGAAGGTGTTGGCAGCTCGTTTCCTATTGGACAACGCTCGGATCGTCTCTGGAAGCTACGACCGAACGCTCAAACTCTGGGACCTGCGCAGCAAAGTCT GTATGAAGACGGTGTTTGCGGGCTCCAGCTGTAATGACATTGTGTGTACTGAGCAGTGTGTGATGAGCGCCCACTTTGATAAGAAGGTTCGATTCTGGGACATCAG ATCGGAGAGTATAGTCCGGGAGCTCGAGCTGCAGGGCAGAGTCACATCTTTAGACCTAAACCACGACCGCAGTGAGCTGCTGACCTGCTCCAGAGACGACCTGCTCAAGATCATAGACCTGCGCACCAACGCCGTCAGACAGACGTTCAG tgctCAGGGTTTCAAGTGTGGAGCAGACTGGACCAGAGTGACCTACAG tcctgACGGGGCCTACGTGGTCGGAGgatcagctgatggcgctcTGTACGTCTGGAATGTTCTGACGGGGAAAGTGGAGCGGACTCTAGACCGAAACCACAA CTCAGCCATCAACGCGGTGTCCTGGTCCCCGTCCGGGTCGTTCGTGGTCAGCGTGGAGAAAGGAAGCAAGGCCATCCTGTGGTCTGACATGTGA
- the atg16l1 gene encoding autophagy-related protein 16-1 isoform X3, whose amino-acid sequence MAEWRGECTWKRHVSEQLKLRDRVQRQSFEELIHQYNRLLERSDLQAVLSERYQADKYEVQRGHETSSGAESSRSDALQQEMAQMRIRHQEELTELHKKRGELAQSVIELNNQIQQKDKEIQSNEAKMLEYQQQISGLEGDCRELRSSLQDLERANQTLKDEYDALQITFSALEEKLRKTTEDNQELVSRWMAEKAQEANKLNAENEKDTRRRQAKLQKELADAAKEPLPVDPRRPAGSFSSSPENTEAPSGVCADVRVPSTALHVFDAHDGEVNAVRFSPGSRLLATGGMDRRVKLWEVVAGRCEPKGALTGSNAGITSIDFDSAGSYLLAASNDFASRIWTVDDYRLRHTLTGHSGKVLAARFLLDNARIVSGSYDRTLKLWDLRSKVCMKTVFAGSSCNDIVCTEQCVMSAHFDKKVRFWDIRSESIVRELELQGRVTSLDLNHDRSELLTCSRDDLLKIIDLRTNAVRQTFSAQGFKCGADWTRVTYSPDGAYVVGGSADGALYVWNVLTGKVERTLDRNHNSAINAVSWSPSGSFVVSVEKGSKAILWSDM is encoded by the exons ATGGCGGAGTGGCGGGGGGAGTGCACGTGGAAGAGACACGTCTCAGAACAGCTGAAGCTCAGAGACCGAGTGCAGAGACAATCCTTTGAAGAACTCATCCACCAGT ataACCGTCTGCTGGAGAGGTCGGACCTGCAGGCTGTTCTGTCAGAGAGGTACCAGGCCGACAAGTATGAGGTGCAGAGAGGACACGAGACCAG CTCGGGGGCGGAGTCAAGTCGCAGTGACGCCCTGCAGCAGGAGATGGCTCAGATGAGAATCAGACACCAGGAGGAGCTGACTGAGCTGCACAAGAAACGAGGAGAG ctcgcCCAGAGTGTGATTGAACTGAACAACCAGATtcaacagaaagacaaagagatcCAGAGCAACGAGGCcaa gaTGTTGGAGTACCAGCAGCAGATCAGCGGTCTTGAGGGTGACTGTCGGGAGCTGAGGAGCAGCCTGCAG GACTTGGAGAGAGCCAATCAGACGCTGAAGGACGAGTATGACGCTCTGCAGATCACCTTCTCAGCCCTAGAGGAGAAACTTAGAAAAACCACAGAGGACAACCAGGAGCTAGTGTCTCGCTGGATGGCTGAGAAGGCTCAGGAGGCCAACAAGCTGAACGCAGAGAACGAGAAGGACACCAG gcGCAGACAGGCGAAGCTGCAGAAGGAGTTGGCGGATGCCGCCAAAGAGCCGCTGCCCGTGGACCC acgtcGCCCTGCCGGCTCGTTCAGCTCATCACCTGAGAACACTGAGGCtccttcaggtgtgtgtgcCGACGTCCGGGTCCCCTCCACTGCCCTGCACGTGTTT gatgcCCATGACGGTGAAGTTAATGCTGTGAGGTTCAGTCCAGGCTCCCGTCTCCTAGCAACAGGAGGGATGGACCGCAGAGTGAAGCTGTGGGAGGTGGTGGCAG ggcgTTGTGAGCCTAAAGGTGCTCTGACGGGCAGTAACGCAGGGATCACCAGCATCGACTTTGACAGCGCT GGGTCATACCTGCTGGCGGCCTCTAACGACTTTGCGAGTCGGATCTGGACCGTTGATGACTACAGACTGAGG cACACTCTGACAGGTCACAGTGGGAAGGTGTTGGCAGCTCGTTTCCTATTGGACAACGCTCGGATCGTCTCTGGAAGCTACGACCGAACGCTCAAACTCTGGGACCTGCGCAGCAAAGTCT GTATGAAGACGGTGTTTGCGGGCTCCAGCTGTAATGACATTGTGTGTACTGAGCAGTGTGTGATGAGCGCCCACTTTGATAAGAAGGTTCGATTCTGGGACATCAG ATCGGAGAGTATAGTCCGGGAGCTCGAGCTGCAGGGCAGAGTCACATCTTTAGACCTAAACCACGACCGCAGTGAGCTGCTGACCTGCTCCAGAGACGACCTGCTCAAGATCATAGACCTGCGCACCAACGCCGTCAGACAGACGTTCAG tgctCAGGGTTTCAAGTGTGGAGCAGACTGGACCAGAGTGACCTACAG tcctgACGGGGCCTACGTGGTCGGAGgatcagctgatggcgctcTGTACGTCTGGAATGTTCTGACGGGGAAAGTGGAGCGGACTCTAGACCGAAACCACAA CTCAGCCATCAACGCGGTGTCCTGGTCCCCGTCCGGGTCGTTCGTGGTCAGCGTGGAGAAAGGAAGCAAGGCCATCCTGTGGTCTGACATGTGA